Below is a window of Camelina sativa cultivar DH55 chromosome 11, Cs, whole genome shotgun sequence DNA.
GTCATGTTGCTGTTAAGATTGCTAAAGCTTTCGGTTTGAAAGTTACTGTGATTAGTTCTTCTcctaagaaagaagaggaagccaTTACTCAGCTTGGTGCTGATTCGTTTCTTGTCACCACTGATCCTCAGAAAATGCAGGTAAACTAGGAGAGTGATTTTTACTATCTTGGTTAAAATCGAAGTTGGTTCAATCCGGTTTTCGATCGGTTCAGTTTCAGAAGGTAAAAAAGAGTGACATATtatcttggttttgttttgaaaacttAGGCTGCAATTGGAACTATGGACTACATAATCGACACGGTATCAGCGGTACATGCTCTGTATCCGTTGCTCGGTTTACTCAAAGTCAACGGAAAGCTCATCGCTTTAGGATTACCTGAGAAGCCTCTTGAGCTACCAATGTTCCCTCTCGTTCTCGGTAACCACTTAAAGATTAAAATTTCTCAGCAAGATCTTATCGCGTGAAAGGCAAGTTAACTTGAGTTAGTGTTTACAGGAAGGAAAATGGTGGGAGGAAGTGACATTGGAGGGATGAAGGAGACACAAGAGATGCTTGATTTCTGCGCTAAGCACAACATCACGGCTGATATTGAATTGATTAAGATGGATGAGATTAACTCTGCCATGGAGAGGCTTGCTAAGTCTGATGTTAAGTACAGGTTCGTGATCGACGTGGCTAACTCCTTGAGCCCTCCATGACTTAGCCGAATATAAGAACGGACCATTGAGCAGGCTACAAAACTATTTCATTTTCTCGTGTTTATTATGCTTGTGTTTGCGTCTTCTCGAGTTACCTTTGTTATATGCTTTATGTTTGAGAATCGGTTTCTTCTCAGACAAGTTACCCtctttctatgttttcttctcagtttctcatgttctgtttcttaAGAGAAACTCTTTATGATTCGATAAAAGTTTGAACAATCTTCGATTTGGCAATAATATAAAGATGGATCATAGTCCCAAACAGCTCTGAACCTTTATGATTTGTTAAAAAGAGACtccataacatatatatatatatatatatatatgcgtttGTTAACAATCAAGCTTTTTTGGGAGAAGGAGCCGGAGAGGAGTTTGGATTCTGGCAAAAGCCACGGAGGACATTAGCCTCCTCAGACGTAAATCCGAGAGAAGTGAGCATAGCCGGCCAACAATTGGTTGTGATGACGTCGACGGCTTCACAACAACCAACGCCGAGTTTTGTTTCGccgttgaggaagaagagaacgaTCTCATTCGTGCACGATTTGAGCTCGTATAATGCGTTCCAGCATTCCATTAGTCCTCCACTTTGGAGCCTCGCCGCTATGTTGGTTGACTCCGCCGGGAGATATCTGCCGGAGACGGTGGTGTTTAGTAAGAGGAGGAGAACAAGTGTGACGGTGGAGAAGAGGAAAGTGGTGTTTGAAGCCATTATCTATCTGATTggtgttgttttggtttggtggtTTTGTGTGATTAGATTGGATTGTGATCGTTTGGTATTTATAGTGTGCTTAGGGAAGGATATTTTTTGGGTTAGTAGGAGATTAAAGAGTCATTAACGGTTTTGTTAGTGGGGAAAGAAGTAAAGAGTGAATTGATTAAGAGTGGTTAAGCAAGATTAGTGAAGCGTCTTAAGCTGAAGAAGAGTTACGGAGATACGAAAGGTTGAGTTGTGAATATAAATAGATACTCGAGTATAAATTGTGGTATTGATGAAGTCAGTCAACAAAAGTGGCTGTAGTTTAGTGGTAAGAATTCCACGTTGTGGCCGTGGAGACCTGGGCTCGAATCCCAGCAGCCacactatttttgaaaattttttatcTGTCTAACACGTGCCAACTTTGCTCACGGACCTGCTTATCacaatttgttttaattgaaaagCCCACCATACTTTCCTTATAGCCCATATAttggttttatttggttaaactCAAAACCATATAGTATATTGTTGCTGGGAATGTTCAGATGAAGCgactatattttttcttttaaaaagaattttcacaccaaaaagaaaaaaatattaatattttaaaaagagcaaatgagatgaaaaatattttttttccttgttttgtttGCGTGCGAAATGAAATGAGAAAACAAGagccaataataaataaataaaaagtacgTAAAAGTGGCAAAAACTAAAATGGACTTATAAAAAGAGTGCCCTAAACTATGATCCTATATAACCTCGTTTAGGTCTGGCTAGTTGGACTTTGCCTTTTGATGGCTCAATCATTAGGATTTACTGATTTAGGTTAAGCAAAACTCCCAGTATTGAACGATTATTAAAAGTAAGTATAATTAATTGGAGAAAGCACATTTTTATCATGGGACTTAAGCTGCGTAGGCCAGCCGATTTGCGTACTAAGGTTTGAGCTAATAGTAAAATTCAACTATGAAAATAGCTACCGACAGATTGTGATCAGTAACACAGTAGATTAAACTTGAAAAAACTAGTTACAATAGTTCGCTTTGTTTTGGAACCAATTTTTacacgaaaagaaaaagaaaagacacgAGCGAGCCCATTGacctatattttttaatattcatttatCTTATTGCATACATAGGAAGTTGgcatatttaaatattaccCGGAATAGCGAATAAAATACGATTTAGTGGGAAACTCTTAACAACTAACTAATGACCTTTTCCTGTAGGATAACACAATTATTCGATTCTAATTAACAATGTCTTTCTATAATTATTCGTCAGCTTCACAATAATGCGATACAgtgaaaacaatttaaaaaacatGCTTCACTATAGTGGTAATTTTCGTCGGTGCCAATATTTGTATACTTAAATTTTTATCCTACTAATTAGTTTTGAATTGTATAAATTATCTGATTTGGTGGAGCCTTGTTGTAGGTCATCTAATGCTTTTGGCCATATATCGACCGACGAATATTCGCACTCCCACAGTCCGACGCAGTATAATATATACGCTATGCACCATTTAAAGAAGTCAGTACGTAGTAAGCATACGACGAGCTGGACTAAACGTGAATCAAAATTGTTAAATGTTTAATCATAGTTTACGaagaaaatcaaatccaaattatATAATACCGCATGGTGCAACTAATcaagatatttaaataattaaaaagcaaaacatacgGTAGTATAGATTCCTATCTAGTTGGTTAAATTAGACGCAATTATACCTGAATTAGTAAATACTTCTACAATTGTCTTTTCATTTTTCTGGGTGGTCACTACCTTCTTTTTTGTCCCCAGATGCTTGGTTGGCTGGTTAAATATGATAATCTTTTGGCAACATCTGTTTAGGAACGCATTGAGCGTAATTTATATCCTAGTTCACTTAGCTTGTGGCCAACTATTGGCCATCGTACATTAATTTGATAGAAAGACTAACTTCGTACCATCCAAATAATGATTCGGTTATCATTTCGCCATCAAAAATAACGATTTATATATGGCAAAGACATAGACATTTTAACAAATCTATTTACGATAATTCGGTAGAATATAGTTGTCCATGCATTGATGACTCTAAtcagttttaataataatacttcATTAACATCATCATGTcgtatttaactatttatattcTAATCGAAACAGACCTGGTGTATTTAAATGCATATTAATCGATTAGAtggggagaaagaaaaaaaacaccgTAAGACCTTTTCAAATGTCGTTTGTTTAAGCAAAATGATTATGGTTTATACAAATTAACTCTTATAACATCGTATTTGACAAGAAAAACGTAATctgtatattttaaaacatttttatgacATACTCCTTGTCTATAAAAATTtccgtttttaaaataaaaaatgataatatttccaaattaaaaagagttgcatatagttgacaaaaataaaagagagttgCATATACGAATGATAATTTCGTTTTGGTGTGCTCGATTTGAACATTCTGCTCGTGTAGTTACATTTTTGTGTCGGCTGGTTTTATAGTTTAGAGACTGTTTAGTGAATGTTTATATGCCTTTttacacacaaaagaaaaaaagaataatgtaTTTCCACTGTCGCataaatatgaagaaaaatgttACGCCACCGACAAGATTTCATACCTTCTAACGTATTAAacttagaaagaaacaaattgtTTATTCAGAGTTGGTTTGGAAAAGATACTGATCCAACGGTCATGGATATTACATAgcattatttaattaatacgaCCAAAATATCCTGATGAAATCAATGTATACCTATTTAGAGCATCTTCAACCATGCCTTCATTTCAAAGGAAGttcatcttcaaaataaaataatacacctttaaatttatttcttaaaaattttctatttacattATAGTCTATAATTTTAccaataatttattataatcacAAATCTTTCATAGATAAATATAACatacacaattaaaaaatatatcaaacaatattaataaaatacaataccTTATATGATAAaacaacataatatatatataatatataaaataaaattacatgtaaaatataaatttattcaatataattatttccatagatatattcaaataataaaatttatatagatatatttcaaataatagaatgtatatagatataaatcaaaCAATTGAATTTATACAGATATATTTCAAACAATTAAACTTATTAGACCTATTTGTAAgatataaaagttataaaaattaaaataaaatatacataaaattttaaggGCAAATAGTGCACCTTCAAATTTGAGGATTCACTATTCAAACCCTTAAAAATTAAGGGTTTAAGGGTCTGTTGGAACGGTGTCAATGGGACCAGCTCCTCAAGCCACTGCAAACCTCGAGGTTCATCATCTTATTTCTCTTGAGACGCTGGATTGGGACAAAGAAAAAGTTCTGCAAATCCTCCTAGGTTACTCTCCACACCCTCCAGAATCGATTCTACAAAGTCTGGATATTATGAGAGTATTGTCCGGAATCCGACCTCTACCCTATACAAGATACGACCAAAGATTTTAAGTGGAAAGAGTTCATCTGGAATATCAAAACTTCCCCGAAGATCAAGTTCTTCCTATGGAAACTGATGAGGGCGCGGCAAGTCAATGTGGCGGCTTGTTGTCCTTTCTGTGGTGAAAGAGAATCCACAACTCACCTGTTCTTCACTTGTTCCTTCGCAAAACAGATATGGAAGCAGGCTCCGCTGCAACACCCAATCCAATTAGATCTCTTTACCACAACTATAGAGGTGTATGAAGCATTACAGAAGAGTACTTGCTTACCACCAACCGGAGTTGGATAGGGACCTCTGTACCCTTGGATCCTCTGGAAAATCTGGACTGCTCGCAACCATGAGATCTTTGAGAAACGCCATGACCCACCAAATGAGACTTTACGGGTGGCAATCACCCTAGCTCGTGAGTGGCAAGGGGCACAAGCACCAACAGAAGAACATAACGTCATTCAAAGGACCCCTAAACAACAACCATTGGCATCAGATGTGATCCTTGGCTTCTCCGATGCTGCCTGGGATCGAGCATCGCGATCTGCGGGCCTGGGATGGCACTTTTCGAACTGTGCCTCTAATACCCAAAAAAGATCTGATTCCATCGGGATGACTCATGTGGGTTCACCGTTCTTAGCAAAAGGACTCACCTTACTCAAAGCCTTGACACATGCATCAGATCTAGGtttctcaaaactctctttagCTTCAGACTCGACTCAACTGATTGAAGCCATTAATTCGGAGACTCCTCACAAAGAGCTCCATGGGATTCTACACGATATCCTAACTATCTCTTCTACTTTTCACGAACTTTCCTTTCGGTTTATACCCAGAGAGCAAAATAAGAAAGCTGATGCTCTAGCAAAAGCGATTTTAAAAGACTCCACTATGTATGCGGCTGTTCAGGTTTAAATGAAATGAAtcggtttgacaaaaaaaaaaaaaaaatctgttggAACTAAAAAACCCTCAAATTTTGAGGGGTTAAGGGTctgttggagatgctcttagaagcttcatacaaaaataaataaaggaaagcTTCTAAactttggtttccttttttttccatCATTACAATATTCACGTGTAATATAATAACTCTGGatgtttattaataaatgatccaattattaacaaaataattctgATCTTGCAATCATAATTTAGTTACGCattcaaaacaataatttactttagtaaaaaaaataaaacaattaaccATTAAATTACGTTACGAACTAACCATTAAACTGTGGATATGGGGTAATAAAGGAAAAAGGCAACAAAAACTCAGGGGTTTTCTTAAAATTACAGCGCTGGACCCGAATCCGTATCTATTGTATTGGTAACAAAACAAGCCCTCAAGCTATTGTTCTCCAGAACCTGTAAATATCTCTCAGTTGTCGTTCGGTCtaaaaatatctcttctttttaCTAAATGAACTAATTAATCTCATTCTCATTAAACAGATAAAATGTACATAGAGTGCCTTATATACAGACTCTAACCTGGTTTACTTAATACACCTAAACCAGAACACAAAGAGATTATAACCGGTTTATACAATACCAGTGCACAATATTTAGCtatcaaaaacaaatacattacAATAGTCCCCCTCAAGATGGGACAAAGAGATTGATCAGACCCATCTTGTCTATTAAATAGCGGAATGGAGCAGGATGAAGAGCTTTTGTGAATGGATCTGCAAGTTGTTCCTCAGAACAAACATGAATCAACTGAAACCAACCTGCAAGTAACCTCTCTCGAGTGCTGTGACAGTCCTTTTCCATGTGCTTTGTATGCTCATGAAAGACTGGATTGTGAGCGATGTGAATCGCAACTTCATTGTCACAGGAAAAGAGAGTAGGCTTTACTAGACGAACCTGGAATTCTTTGAGGAAAAATATGAGCCACATAAGTTCATCAGAAGCAAAGGACATGCTTCGGTATTCAGCTTCAGCAGATGATTTTGCAACAACCTGTTGCTTCTTAGATTTCCAAGAGATAAGGGAAGAACCCAAGAAGAAACAATATCCATTAGTAGACCTTATGGAATCCACACACGAACCATAATCAGCATCCGCATAACCAATGAATTGTAATTCAAACTTGGAGGAATAAAACAAGCCTTGACCCACTGTTCCTTTGATATACGCCAGAATAGTGTGCAGAGCTTGCCAATGATCTTTACGTGGAGCCTCTGAATACtgactcaacttgttgacaGCAAATGTTAGATCAGGTCGCGTGATCTGCAGATACATTAAGCGACCAATGAGACACCGATAAGGCTTAGCATCAACAAAGTCACCTCCTGTATCTTTCGAAAGCTTGATAGTAGGATCAAGAGGAACATGAGATGGCTTGCAGCCCAACATGACCGTATCATCCAACAGATCCAGAGCATATTTGCGTTGACAGATTGTGATTCCAGAAGCTGATCTTGCTATCTCCAGCCCTAAGAAATATTTCAACGGCCCCAAATCTCTTAGCTTGAAATAAGAATGAAGCTGTTGTTCTAGAACATCCACCGCTGGATCATTGTTACTGGCGATGAGTATATCATCGACATAGACCAACACACACATGAAGACAGATTCTGTGATTTTAAAGAAGCAAGTATGATCACAATAAGATGTAGTAAACCCCAAAGTCAAAAGAGTAGTGGAAAACTTAAGGAACCATTGCCGAGAGGCTTGCTTAAGACCATACATGGACTTCTTTAACTTGTAGACAACATTGGGAGGGATGGAGTCCCCCTTACTAGATGCATATCCAGGTGGCAACTTCACATATATCTCTTCATCAAGATCACCATTCAAAAAGGCATTAGAGATGTCAAGCTGGGTTAGAGAAAAACCATGAATATCTGAGATAGCAAGAAGCAATTTAAGTGATGTAAGCTTGGCAACAGGAGAGAAAGTTTCATGAAAATCAACACCTTCCTCTTGATTATAACCTTTAGCAACCAATCTTGCCTTATACCTTTCAACACTACCATCAACATTGAATTTGATCTTAAAAATCCACTTACAACCGAAAGGAACTTTGTTTGG
It encodes the following:
- the LOC104720852 gene encoding egg cell-secreted protein 1.4; protein product: MASNTTFLFSTVTLVLLLLLNTTVSGRYLPAESTNIAARLQSGGLMECWNALYELKSCTNEIVLFFLNGETKLGVGCCEAVDVITTNCWPAMLTSLGFTSEEANVLRGFCQNPNSSPAPSPKKA